A genomic segment from Peribacillus sp. ACCC06369 encodes:
- the tilS gene encoding tRNA lysidine(34) synthetase TilS, whose product MLKEKVLNTIYRNELIQENSKLLIGVSGGPDSLVLLHILKEIQSIFHYEMIVASVDHMFRGEESYEDYKYVEQICIRWGIAFEGKRIDVPARMEQTGESSQITSRKLRFAFYEEMMDKHQASTLVLGHHGDDQIETMLMRLTRGATGKARAGIPIKRRFHTGHLIRPFLEITKSQIIEYAGLHNIEPRFDPSNEKDVYVRNRFRHEVLPFLKKENRKVHEHFQRFSEELYEDEEFFQNLVSSKMSEVWIQQDKDQAVIQIDKVLAMPKPLQRRAIQLILNYLYLERPSSLSALHIDQLLVLFLNPQPSAELHLPEGLIAEKSYQTCTFRFFRQKSHKYSLKLQIPGETILPNGYKIKAHYIKEEIPALRGNNSFILPESAVQFPLTARTRNEGERMAVKGLGGTKKLKEIFINEKIPMLERNVWPVIIDQAGTAIWLPGLKKSNVEPDIISDEKSLIYLEYKKA is encoded by the coding sequence ATGTTAAAGGAAAAAGTTCTGAACACCATTTATAGAAACGAATTGATTCAGGAAAACTCGAAGTTGCTCATAGGCGTTTCCGGGGGACCGGACTCGTTGGTGCTTCTCCATATCCTTAAGGAAATTCAATCTATTTTTCATTACGAGATGATTGTTGCAAGTGTTGACCATATGTTCCGTGGTGAAGAATCATATGAGGATTATAAATATGTAGAGCAAATATGTATACGGTGGGGCATCGCATTTGAAGGAAAAAGGATCGATGTTCCTGCCAGGATGGAACAGACGGGGGAAAGTTCCCAAATAACGTCAAGAAAGTTACGTTTTGCTTTCTATGAAGAAATGATGGATAAGCATCAAGCCTCCACCCTTGTCCTGGGACATCATGGAGATGATCAAATTGAAACGATGCTCATGCGTTTAACAAGAGGGGCGACAGGTAAGGCAAGAGCAGGTATTCCTATAAAGAGACGTTTTCATACCGGTCACCTGATCAGGCCTTTTCTTGAAATCACGAAAAGCCAAATTATCGAATATGCGGGTCTTCATAATATTGAACCAAGGTTTGATCCGAGTAACGAAAAAGATGTCTATGTAAGAAATCGTTTTAGACATGAAGTCCTTCCATTTTTAAAGAAAGAAAATAGAAAGGTTCATGAGCATTTTCAAAGATTCAGTGAAGAGCTTTATGAAGATGAAGAGTTTTTTCAGAACCTGGTTTCAAGCAAAATGTCAGAGGTTTGGATACAACAGGATAAAGATCAAGCGGTTATTCAGATTGATAAGGTTCTCGCGATGCCTAAACCTTTACAAAGAAGGGCGATTCAACTAATATTAAACTATCTTTATTTGGAGAGACCTTCATCGCTTTCGGCATTACATATTGACCAACTTTTAGTTTTGTTTTTAAATCCTCAACCATCTGCTGAATTGCATCTTCCGGAGGGCCTTATTGCTGAAAAATCATATCAAACTTGCACGTTTAGATTTTTCCGGCAAAAAAGCCATAAATATTCCCTTAAATTACAAATTCCCGGTGAGACTATTCTTCCGAATGGATATAAGATTAAAGCGCACTATATAAAAGAAGAAATTCCGGCTCTTAGAGGAAACAATTCTTTTATACTTCCCGAATCTGCAGTTCAGTTTCCGCTTACAGCCCGAACCAGGAATGAAGGCGAACGGATGGCAGTCAAGGGATTGGGTGGAACTAAAAAGTTGAAGGAGATTTTTATTAATGAAAAGATCCCGATGCTAGAAAGAAATGTGTGGCCGGTCATCATCGATCAAGCTGGAACGGCCATTTGGCTTCCTGGTTTAAAGAAATCGAATGTTGAACCGGATATAATTTCTGATGAAAAATCTTTAATCTACTTAGAATATAAAAAAGCTTAA
- the hpt gene encoding hypoxanthine phosphoribosyltransferase, with the protein MQNDIEKVLITEEELQKKIRELGAQLEADYQGKFPLAIGVLKGAMPFMSDLLKRVDTHLEMDFMDVSSYGNSTVSSGEVKIIKDLDASVEGRDILIIEDIIDSGLTLSYLAELFRYRKAKSIKIVTLLDKPTGRKADITPDYAGFIVPDAFVVGYGLDFAEKYRNLPYIGILKPEIYSN; encoded by the coding sequence ATGCAAAACGACATTGAAAAAGTTTTAATAACTGAGGAAGAACTTCAAAAAAAAATCAGGGAATTGGGTGCGCAGCTTGAAGCTGATTACCAAGGAAAGTTCCCGTTGGCCATCGGAGTGCTGAAAGGCGCCATGCCATTTATGTCAGATTTACTGAAACGTGTGGATACACATCTTGAAATGGACTTTATGGATGTTTCAAGCTATGGTAACTCCACTGTATCTTCCGGTGAAGTGAAAATCATCAAAGATCTTGATGCATCTGTAGAAGGCCGGGATATTTTAATCATCGAAGATATTATCGACAGCGGTTTAACCCTTAGCTATCTTGCGGAACTTTTCCGTTATCGAAAAGCAAAATCAATTAAAATCGTTACCCTATTGGATAAACCAACAGGCAGGAAAGCGGATATCACTCCGGACTATGCTGGGTTTATCGTTCCGGATGCATTTGTTGTCGGATATGGTCTTGATTTTGCAGAAAAGTATCGTAATCTCCCGTATATTGGCATATTGAAGCCTGAAATTTACTCGAATTAA
- the ftsH gene encoding ATP-dependent zinc metalloprotease FtsH, translated as MNRIFRNTIFYLLIFLVIIGIVSIFNNNNEPTEKMTQDEFYKHLESGDVTALTMQPESSVFEITGKLKGYEENKFFVTYVPFSEYSQSRINDAVTKLDKDIITVEPPEKTSGWVTFFTSIIPFVIIFILFFFLLNQAQGGGGGRVMNFGKSKAKLYNDDKKKVRFNDVAGADEEKQELVEVVEFLKDPRKYAELGARIPKGVLLVGPPGTGKTLLARAVAGEAGTPFFSISGSDFVEMFVGVGASRVRDLFENAKKNAPCIIFIDEIDAVGRQRGAGLGGGHDEREQTLNQLLVEMDGFGGNEGIIIIAATNRADVLDPALLRPGRFDRQITVGRPDVKGREEVLKVHARNKPLAETVDLKAIAQRTPGFSGADLENLLNEAALVAARQDKKKIDMSDLDEASDRVIAGPAKKNRVISKKERNIVAWHEAGHTIIGLVLDDAEVVHKVTIVPRGQAGGYAVMLPKEDRFFMTEPELKDKIVGLLGGRVSEEVTFGEVSTGAHNDFQRATGIARSMVMEYGMSKLGPLQFGNSQGQVFLGRDFNNDQNYSDAIAYEIDLEIQRIIREAYERCKKILTENREKLDLVAKTLLEVETLDAEQIKSLFHNGKLPERDYTALNGNLTTDENVKVNINTKKEEKEALLDPLDKRGPEDLEITEEGLNTPPIKEGTPQDQPLSFPNEDDNKKS; from the coding sequence ATGAATCGGATCTTCCGTAATACCATATTTTATTTACTGATCTTTTTGGTCATCATTGGGATTGTAAGCATCTTTAATAATAACAATGAACCAACAGAGAAAATGACCCAAGATGAATTCTATAAGCATTTGGAGAGTGGGGACGTCACAGCACTAACGATGCAGCCCGAAAGCAGTGTATTTGAAATCACAGGGAAGCTCAAAGGTTATGAGGAAAATAAATTCTTTGTGACTTACGTGCCTTTCAGTGAATATTCGCAGAGTCGAATTAATGATGCCGTAACCAAGTTGGATAAAGACATCATCACTGTTGAACCTCCAGAAAAGACAAGTGGTTGGGTGACATTTTTCACTTCCATCATTCCATTTGTAATCATTTTTATCCTCTTCTTCTTTTTACTTAACCAAGCTCAGGGCGGCGGTGGTGGCCGTGTCATGAACTTCGGGAAAAGTAAGGCGAAATTGTATAATGATGATAAGAAAAAAGTACGCTTCAATGATGTTGCCGGAGCGGACGAAGAAAAGCAGGAACTTGTCGAGGTCGTTGAATTCTTAAAAGATCCTCGCAAATATGCCGAGCTCGGAGCCCGTATTCCTAAAGGGGTACTTTTAGTTGGGCCTCCTGGTACAGGTAAAACTTTACTTGCACGGGCAGTAGCTGGTGAAGCCGGTACTCCTTTCTTCTCAATCAGTGGTTCTGATTTTGTTGAAATGTTTGTGGGTGTCGGTGCATCCCGTGTTCGTGATTTGTTTGAAAATGCTAAGAAGAATGCACCATGTATCATCTTTATCGATGAAATTGATGCAGTCGGACGTCAACGGGGCGCAGGTCTTGGTGGCGGTCATGATGAACGTGAACAAACACTGAACCAACTACTGGTAGAAATGGATGGTTTCGGTGGGAATGAAGGAATCATTATCATTGCTGCAACTAACCGTGCTGATGTATTGGATCCTGCATTATTGCGTCCAGGACGTTTTGACCGTCAAATAACGGTAGGCCGCCCTGATGTTAAGGGCCGTGAAGAAGTCCTGAAAGTGCATGCACGTAATAAACCTTTAGCAGAAACTGTCGATTTGAAAGCAATCGCTCAGCGTACACCAGGGTTTTCTGGTGCAGATCTTGAAAACTTACTGAATGAAGCGGCGCTTGTAGCTGCCCGTCAAGATAAGAAGAAGATCGACATGTCCGATTTGGATGAAGCTTCGGATCGCGTTATCGCGGGGCCTGCCAAGAAAAATCGTGTGATTTCCAAAAAGGAACGGAATATTGTTGCATGGCATGAAGCGGGCCATACCATTATTGGATTGGTTCTGGATGATGCGGAAGTCGTTCATAAAGTTACGATTGTCCCTCGTGGTCAAGCTGGCGGTTATGCAGTTATGCTGCCGAAAGAAGATCGTTTCTTCATGACGGAACCTGAACTTAAAGATAAAATCGTAGGACTTTTGGGTGGCCGCGTATCCGAAGAAGTAACATTCGGAGAAGTGAGTACCGGTGCTCATAATGACTTCCAGCGTGCAACGGGCATAGCTCGAAGCATGGTTATGGAATATGGTATGAGTAAGCTCGGACCTCTTCAATTCGGTAATTCTCAAGGTCAGGTCTTCCTAGGCCGTGATTTCAACAATGATCAAAATTATTCAGATGCAATCGCATATGAAATCGATCTTGAAATTCAACGTATCATCAGGGAAGCTTACGAAAGATGTAAGAAGATTCTTACTGAAAATCGTGAAAAACTTGATTTGGTTGCAAAAACCTTGCTTGAAGTGGAAACACTTGATGCTGAACAAATCAAAAGTTTATTTCATAACGGAAAATTGCCAGAACGGGATTATACCGCTCTAAATGGGAATTTAACCACTGATGAGAATGTCAAGGTGAACATCAATACGAAGAAGGAAGAAAAAGAGGCCCTATTAGATCCATTGGATAAGAGAGGACCTGAGGACCTTGAAATAACGGAGGAAGGATTGAATACTCCTCCAATCAAAGAAGGTACACCTCAAGATCAGCCGCTTTCCTTCCCGAACGAAGATGACAATAAAAAGTCTTAA
- a CDS encoding type III pantothenate kinase: MIFVLDVGNTNTVLGVYDEDILKYHWRIETSRNKTEDEYGMVIKSLLQHEGLSFDQFDGIIISSVVPPIMFALERMCKKYFGVKPLIVGPGIKTGLNIKYENPREVGADRIVNAVAGIQEYGSPLIIVDFGTATTYCYINEDKQYMGGAIAPGINISTEALYSKAAKLPRIEISRPEGIIGKNTVSAMQSGILYGYVGQVEGIVNRIKAQSNLEPTVIATGGLATLIANESTVIDVVEPFLTLKGLQLIYIRNREQVKK; this comes from the coding sequence ATGATTTTTGTATTGGATGTTGGGAATACGAATACTGTATTAGGCGTATACGATGAAGATATTTTAAAATATCATTGGCGAATTGAGACTAGCCGTAACAAGACAGAAGATGAGTATGGAATGGTCATAAAGTCTTTGCTGCAACATGAAGGTCTTTCGTTTGATCAATTTGATGGAATCATCATTTCTTCGGTAGTTCCGCCTATTATGTTTGCACTTGAACGTATGTGCAAAAAATACTTTGGAGTTAAACCGCTTATAGTTGGACCTGGAATTAAAACTGGATTGAATATTAAATACGAAAATCCCCGTGAGGTGGGAGCTGACCGAATTGTTAATGCTGTTGCTGGCATTCAGGAATATGGAAGCCCTCTCATTATCGTGGATTTTGGCACGGCAACTACATATTGCTATATAAATGAGGATAAACAATACATGGGAGGAGCAATTGCTCCGGGTATAAACATTTCCACAGAAGCACTTTATTCAAAAGCAGCCAAACTTCCCAGGATAGAAATCAGCCGACCTGAAGGAATCATTGGGAAAAATACGGTATCTGCCATGCAGTCTGGTATTTTATATGGGTATGTTGGACAGGTTGAAGGAATCGTTAATCGAATTAAGGCGCAAAGTAATCTAGAACCAACGGTAATAGCGACAGGCGGACTGGCTACCCTAATTGCTAATGAGTCTACTGTCATTGACGTTGTTGAGCCATTTTTGACCCTAAAGGGGCTGCAGCTGATATATATACGAAATCGTGAGCAAGTGAAGAAGTAA
- the hslO gene encoding Hsp33 family molecular chaperone HslO, with protein MKDYLIKALGYEGQVRAYAVSTTDTVGEAQRRHYTWPTASAALGRAMTAGVMMGGMLKGEEKLTIKIEGGGPIGSILVDSNAKGEVRGYVTHPQTHFDLNEQGKLDVRKAVGTDGLLTVVKDIGLRDHFSGQVPLVSGELGEDFTYYFVTSEQVPSSVGVGVLVNPDNSILAAGGFIIQLMPGTSDETISKIESRLSTITPVSKMIQNGLTPEEILTEILGEGNVNILEKMDVEFSCQCSRERIANALISLGQEEIRDIIETEGQAEAQCHFCNETYQFSKEDLEELEAETKK; from the coding sequence ATGAAGGATTATCTAATAAAGGCGTTAGGCTATGAAGGACAGGTTCGGGCATATGCTGTTTCAACAACTGATACTGTAGGAGAAGCTCAGCGACGCCATTATACATGGCCTACTGCTTCCGCTGCCCTTGGGCGTGCAATGACTGCAGGTGTAATGATGGGCGGAATGTTAAAAGGTGAAGAAAAGCTGACGATTAAAATAGAGGGTGGTGGCCCGATTGGATCCATCCTGGTCGACAGCAATGCCAAAGGAGAAGTCCGTGGATATGTCACTCACCCGCAAACCCATTTTGATTTGAATGAACAAGGGAAGCTTGATGTCAGGAAAGCGGTTGGAACTGATGGATTGTTGACTGTTGTGAAAGATATTGGTCTGCGTGATCACTTTTCAGGGCAAGTACCGCTTGTATCGGGAGAGTTAGGTGAAGACTTCACTTATTACTTTGTTACTTCCGAGCAGGTGCCTTCTTCTGTGGGTGTTGGGGTTCTGGTGAATCCAGATAATTCGATCCTTGCTGCAGGTGGATTTATCATTCAACTGATGCCTGGTACATCCGATGAAACGATATCCAAAATCGAGAGTAGACTTAGCACGATAACTCCTGTCTCTAAGATGATTCAAAATGGCCTGACTCCTGAAGAAATCCTAACCGAGATTTTAGGTGAGGGCAATGTAAATATCTTAGAAAAAATGGATGTCGAGTTCTCCTGTCAATGTTCAAGGGAAAGAATTGCCAATGCATTGATTAGCCTTGGACAAGAAGAGATTCGGGATATCATTGAGACAGAGGGACAAGCAGAGGCGCAATGTCATTTTTGTAATGAGACCTACCAATTCTCGAAGGAAGACCTCGAGGAACTAGAAGCAGAAACCAAAAAATAA
- a CDS encoding peptidyl-prolyl cis-trans isomerase, which produces MPKQKLRAIIAGLALLNLLTIIIFFIRPLIISKSVIGEETAAKVGSKDISREAWINELEKRYGEDVLEEMVDKEVVKQAAEKYKVKITDEELDRELKMMKTMYGTAGQTLNKSSDQLRQEIQSSLLLEKLLTKDVSVSETAMRNYYDNNKDIYRIPTTFHISHITSSTKKQSDQIIRELEKGVSFDVLAMEKSLDEFTANQGGDMGYISQDNEQVSKEYISAAERLKVKKWSDAIQTEDGWAVLYLHERIEGKQYEYAEVKDKIRRQIALEQIQAPVSGKIFWDEFDVEWFYGLKEQK; this is translated from the coding sequence TTGCCTAAACAAAAGCTTCGGGCGATTATTGCCGGCCTTGCCTTGTTGAACCTATTGACAATCATTATCTTTTTCATAAGACCATTAATCATTTCAAAATCCGTCATTGGGGAAGAAACGGCCGCAAAGGTTGGCTCCAAGGATATTTCCCGGGAAGCGTGGATTAATGAGCTTGAAAAAAGATATGGGGAAGATGTACTTGAGGAAATGGTCGATAAAGAGGTAGTCAAACAGGCAGCAGAAAAATATAAAGTGAAAATTACGGATGAAGAGCTCGATCGGGAACTTAAAATGATGAAAACAATGTATGGGACTGCAGGTCAGACTCTTAATAAAAGTAGCGATCAATTGAGGCAGGAGATTCAATCGAGTCTCCTCCTAGAGAAGCTCCTCACCAAGGATGTTTCGGTTTCCGAAACAGCAATGCGGAATTATTATGATAATAATAAGGATATCTACCGGATCCCTACTACTTTTCATATTTCCCATATTACCTCGTCTACAAAAAAACAATCAGACCAAATCATACGTGAACTGGAGAAAGGCGTCTCTTTTGATGTCTTAGCGATGGAAAAGTCCCTTGATGAATTCACTGCCAATCAAGGGGGCGACATGGGTTATATATCACAGGATAACGAGCAAGTCTCCAAGGAATACATTAGTGCTGCCGAGAGATTGAAGGTAAAAAAGTGGAGTGATGCAATCCAAACGGAAGATGGCTGGGCCGTTCTCTATCTGCATGAAAGAATAGAGGGCAAGCAGTATGAATATGCTGAAGTCAAAGACAAAATTCGCCGCCAAATAGCTCTTGAACAGATTCAGGCACCGGTCTCAGGGAAGATTTTCTGGGACGAATTTGATGTAGAATGGTTTTATGGATTGAAAGAACAAAAGTAG
- the cysK gene encoding cysteine synthase A, with translation MARIANSVIDLIGQTPIVKLNKLQNENSADIYLKLEYFNPGSSVKDRIALAMIEAAEKNGNLKPGDTIIEPTSGNTGIGLAMVAAAKGYKSILVMPETMSLERRNLLRAYGAELVLTPGPEGMKGAIARATELSKEKGYFIPQQFENEANPEVHRNTTGPEIVEAFGDEGLDAFVAGIGTGGTITGAGEVLREKYPDIKIYAVEPADSPVLSGGTPGPHKIQGIGAGFVPSILNTDLYDEIIQVNTEESFDYARRAAKEEGILGGISSGGAIAAAIKVADKLGKGKKVLAIIPSNGERYLSTPLYNFE, from the coding sequence ATGGCACGTATAGCTAATTCTGTAATCGATTTAATTGGGCAAACACCTATTGTGAAGTTAAACAAGCTTCAAAATGAAAACAGTGCAGATATTTATTTGAAACTTGAGTATTTTAACCCAGGCAGTAGTGTTAAAGACCGCATCGCCCTTGCGATGATCGAAGCAGCAGAAAAAAACGGTAACCTTAAGCCAGGTGATACTATCATTGAACCAACAAGTGGAAATACTGGAATAGGACTAGCGATGGTAGCTGCAGCAAAGGGCTATAAATCAATTCTGGTAATGCCGGAGACGATGAGCTTGGAACGCCGTAACTTGCTTCGCGCTTATGGGGCTGAGTTAGTTCTTACACCTGGACCAGAAGGAATGAAAGGTGCGATCGCTAGAGCAACTGAGCTGTCTAAAGAAAAAGGTTACTTCATCCCGCAGCAATTCGAGAATGAAGCCAACCCTGAAGTTCATCGTAACACTACTGGCCCTGAAATCGTGGAAGCCTTTGGAGATGAAGGCCTGGATGCATTCGTTGCCGGAATCGGTACTGGTGGAACCATAACAGGAGCTGGTGAAGTCCTGCGTGAAAAATACCCTGACATCAAAATTTACGCTGTTGAGCCTGCAGACTCTCCAGTATTATCGGGGGGTACTCCAGGTCCTCATAAAATCCAAGGAATCGGTGCAGGCTTCGTTCCAAGTATTTTGAATACAGATCTCTATGACGAAATCATTCAAGTCAATACAGAGGAATCGTTTGATTATGCCCGCCGCGCAGCAAAAGAGGAAGGAATCCTTGGTGGAATCTCTTCTGGAGGCGCAATTGCAGCTGCCATTAAAGTGGCTGACAAACTGGGAAAAGGCAAAAAGGTACTTGCTATCATACCAAGTAACGGTGAACGCTACTTAAGTACACCATTATATAACTTTGAGTAA
- the folP gene encoding dihydropteroate synthase codes for MSLAGASKIKCGSFDLDYSIKTLIMGILNVTPDSFSDGGKYNRIDAALKHAERMVNDGADILDVGGESTRPNYERISDEEEIERVAPIIEAISRNIEVPISVDTYKSRVAEAAVKAGAHILNDIWGGKADSLMPKVAAEYKVPIILMHNRDNMGYGHFVRDVLQDLFESIMLVKDAGVKDENIILDPGIGFAKDLKLNLEMMRNLDKLVSLGYPVLLATSRKSMIGHVLDLPPSERMEGTSATICHGIQQGCQMVRVHDVKEMARTAKMMDALLGKGE; via the coding sequence ATGTCATTAGCTGGAGCGTCAAAAATAAAATGCGGTTCATTTGATTTGGATTACAGCATTAAAACCTTAATAATGGGGATTTTGAATGTTACGCCGGACTCCTTTTCGGATGGCGGGAAATATAATCGGATAGATGCTGCTTTGAAGCATGCCGAACGGATGGTCAACGATGGAGCGGATATATTGGATGTAGGCGGAGAGTCCACCCGTCCTAACTATGAGAGGATATCGGATGAAGAGGAAATAGAGAGAGTCGCCCCAATTATTGAAGCCATATCCCGTAATATTGAGGTTCCAATATCGGTCGATACGTATAAATCAAGAGTAGCGGAAGCGGCGGTAAAAGCAGGAGCCCATATATTAAATGACATTTGGGGAGGTAAAGCCGATTCATTGATGCCAAAGGTTGCTGCGGAATATAAGGTGCCGATCATCTTGATGCATAACCGGGATAATATGGGTTATGGACATTTTGTCCGGGATGTACTTCAAGATTTATTCGAAAGCATCATGTTGGTAAAAGATGCGGGGGTCAAGGATGAAAACATCATTCTCGATCCAGGTATTGGTTTTGCGAAAGATTTAAAGTTAAATTTGGAAATGATGAGGAATCTTGATAAGCTGGTATCATTAGGTTATCCCGTGTTGCTAGCCACATCAAGAAAGTCCATGATTGGACATGTTCTGGACTTGCCGCCTAGTGAGCGGATGGAAGGAACATCGGCTACAATTTGCCATGGAATTCAACAAGGCTGTCAAATGGTTCGTGTGCATGATGTGAAGGAAATGGCGCGGACTGCAAAGATGATGGATGCTCTATTAGGAAAAGGTGAATGA
- the folB gene encoding dihydroneopterin aldolase, with protein MDKIYVNKMEFYGYHGVFPEETKLGQRFKVDLIVQTDLAKAGKSDNLEDSINYGELYEVCKSVVEGEPFKLVEAVAEKIASELLNKYSSIETCTVKVYKPDPPIAGHYDSVAIEIVRGR; from the coding sequence ATGGATAAGATATATGTGAATAAAATGGAGTTTTACGGTTATCATGGAGTATTTCCAGAAGAAACGAAGCTTGGTCAGCGGTTTAAAGTGGATTTAATCGTCCAGACTGATTTAGCCAAGGCAGGGAAGAGTGACAACCTTGAAGACTCAATCAACTATGGAGAGTTATATGAAGTGTGTAAAAGTGTTGTTGAGGGAGAACCTTTTAAGTTAGTGGAAGCTGTCGCTGAAAAAATTGCCTCTGAACTACTTAATAAATATTCCTCCATCGAGACATGCACCGTGAAGGTTTATAAACCAGATCCCCCAATAGCGGGTCACTATGATTCAGTTGCCATAGAGATTGTAAGGGGACGCTGA
- the folK gene encoding 2-amino-4-hydroxy-6-hydroxymethyldihydropteridine diphosphokinase: MVNIAYLSIGSNLGDRLETFLRAFQLLSENPHIKLVACSSLYETDPIGYADQDCFLNAVLKVITDLEPEELLHACMKIEQDLGRKREIRWGPRTLDLDILLYNHENIETEILSVPHPRMHERAFVIVPLMEVDPDISLPQMHAPLSDLLEQISDKEGVRLWKVKNGEGVFALFES; this comes from the coding sequence GTGGTAAATATTGCTTACCTTTCAATAGGGTCGAACTTAGGGGATCGCCTTGAAACATTCCTAAGGGCTTTCCAATTATTATCTGAAAATCCACATATCAAGTTGGTGGCCTGCTCTTCTTTATATGAAACGGACCCGATAGGATATGCCGATCAAGACTGTTTTTTAAATGCTGTCCTTAAAGTGATAACCGATTTAGAACCCGAGGAATTACTTCATGCTTGTATGAAAATTGAACAAGATTTAGGGAGAAAAAGGGAAATCAGATGGGGTCCCCGTACTTTAGACCTTGACATTTTGTTATATAATCATGAAAATATTGAGACAGAGATTCTTTCAGTCCCGCACCCTCGTATGCACGAGAGGGCTTTTGTTATCGTGCCCTTAATGGAAGTGGACCCTGATATCTCACTTCCGCAAATGCATGCACCTTTGAGCGACCTGCTTGAACAGATTTCGGATAAAGAAGGAGTTCGATTATGGAAGGTGAAAAATGGGGAAGGCGTATTCGCGCTTTTCGAAAGTTAA
- a CDS encoding helix-turn-helix transcriptional regulator has translation MEGEKWGRRIRAFRKLKGYTQEGFAREIGVSVSLLGEVERGNRNPSEAFLLEVAEILHVSIEELQPPEDK, from the coding sequence ATGGAAGGTGAAAAATGGGGAAGGCGTATTCGCGCTTTTCGAAAGTTAAAGGGTTATACCCAGGAAGGGTTTGCGAGAGAAATAGGTGTTTCCGTTTCCTTGCTGGGAGAAGTCGAACGAGGAAACCGCAACCCTTCAGAGGCATTTTTACTGGAAGTGGCGGAAATTCTTCATGTTTCCATTGAGGAGCTTCAGCCACCTGAGGATAAATGA
- the dusB gene encoding tRNA dihydrouridine synthase DusB yields MLKIGDIEMKNPVVLAPMAGVCNSAFRLTVKEFGAGLVCAEMVSDKGIVLKNAKTMNMLYIDEREKPLSLQIFGGEKKSLVEAAQFVDKNTNADIIDINMGCPVPKITKCDAGAKWLLDPNKIYEMVSAVVDAVEKPVTVKMRIGWDEEHVFAIQNAQAVERAGGKAVSMHGRTRVQMYEGKANWDIIREVKKSINIPLIGNGDVETPQDAERMLKETGVDGVMIGRAALGNPWMIYRTVKYLETGQLMDEPSVREKMDVCVLHMDRLIALKNENVAVREMRKHASWYLKGVKGNAKARKGINDCETREDVVSLLYELVDEIEAKQQNIQMV; encoded by the coding sequence GTGTTAAAAATAGGCGATATAGAAATGAAGAATCCGGTAGTGCTAGCACCGATGGCGGGAGTCTGTAACTCAGCATTCCGCTTGACCGTCAAGGAATTTGGTGCTGGTTTAGTTTGTGCGGAGATGGTTAGTGATAAGGGAATCGTACTTAAAAATGCTAAAACTATGAATATGCTTTATATAGATGAAAGAGAGAAGCCATTGAGTTTGCAAATCTTTGGCGGAGAAAAGAAATCTTTGGTCGAAGCTGCACAGTTTGTAGATAAAAATACAAATGCTGACATCATTGATATCAACATGGGTTGCCCAGTCCCTAAGATCACTAAATGTGATGCGGGTGCGAAGTGGCTTCTCGATCCAAACAAAATTTATGAGATGGTTTCGGCAGTGGTAGATGCAGTTGAAAAGCCGGTAACGGTGAAAATGCGCATAGGCTGGGATGAAGAGCATGTGTTTGCCATTCAAAATGCTCAGGCAGTTGAGCGTGCAGGTGGTAAAGCTGTTTCCATGCATGGTAGAACTCGGGTTCAAATGTATGAAGGAAAAGCTAACTGGGACATCATCCGTGAAGTGAAGAAATCGATTAATATTCCGCTTATCGGGAACGGTGATGTGGAAACTCCGCAGGATGCGGAAAGAATGCTGAAGGAAACTGGTGTTGACGGAGTCATGATTGGCCGTGCAGCTCTAGGTAACCCGTGGATGATTTACCGGACTGTAAAATATTTAGAAACCGGTCAACTGATGGATGAACCATCAGTTCGTGAAAAGATGGATGTTTGCGTACTTCATATGGATCGTCTAATAGCATTGAAAAATGAAAATGTTGCCGTTCGTGAAATGCGTAAGCATGCATCTTGGTATTTAAAAGGTGTTAAAGGGAATGCTAAGGCTCGTAAAGGGATTAATGATTGTGAAACAAGGGAAGATGTTGTAAGTCTTCTTTATGAACTTGTTGATGAGATTGAAGCGAAGCAACAGAATATCCAAATGGTCTGA